A window of Terriglobales bacterium contains these coding sequences:
- a CDS encoding metal-sulfur cluster assembly factor, producing MPTRDEVMEKLRFCYDPEIPLNIVDLGLIYNIEVEEGDVRVEMTLTAQGCPSHTEISRDVKMAVLGIPGVNTADVRVVWDPPWTPHRISPEGRQKLGIEDDQIEAMRSPGGS from the coding sequence ATGCCGACACGCGACGAGGTCATGGAGAAGCTCCGGTTCTGCTACGACCCGGAGATCCCGCTGAACATCGTGGACCTGGGCCTGATCTACAACATTGAGGTCGAGGAGGGCGACGTGCGCGTGGAGATGACGCTCACCGCGCAGGGCTGCCCCTCGCACACCGAGATCTCCCGCGACGTAAAGATGGCCGTGCTGGGCATCCCCGGCGTGAATACCGCCGACGTGCGCGTGGTGTGGGACCCGCCCTGGACTCCGCACCGCATCAGCCCCGAAGGCCGCCAGAAGCTGGGCATCGAGGACGACCAGATCGAGGCCATGAGATCCCCCGGCGGCAGCTAG
- a CDS encoding cupin domain-containing protein, with protein sequence MKQTTLLIIVALCASICAAQSPGAKSIVLEKNDGEKRVRRPRGSLPIPTSEFILKVTPQNSGSKHLVLGTENIPPGGVIPRHKHLEQDEILLIQTGTAHVTLNDKEYDVHAGSMVFFPAQTWVSLKNIGKDSISLVFIFSAPGFEENMRCSSVRAGQPAPPITTDELRTCAHKGHVEYEALTAPAKK encoded by the coding sequence ATGAAACAGACGACCCTGCTCATCATTGTTGCCCTCTGCGCGTCAATTTGCGCCGCACAATCCCCAGGCGCGAAGTCCATTGTGCTTGAAAAGAACGATGGAGAAAAGCGGGTGCGGCGTCCACGTGGATCGCTACCCATTCCGACAAGTGAGTTCATTCTCAAAGTCACTCCGCAGAACAGCGGCTCGAAACACCTTGTGCTTGGCACCGAAAACATTCCTCCCGGAGGCGTGATTCCCCGGCATAAACATCTCGAGCAAGATGAGATCCTGCTGATCCAGACGGGCACCGCGCACGTCACTTTGAACGACAAGGAATACGATGTGCATGCCGGGAGCATGGTCTTCTTCCCCGCTCAGACGTGGGTGAGCCTCAAAAACATCGGCAAGGACAGCATCAGCCTAGTCTTCATCTTCTCCGCGCCGGGCTTCGAAGAGAACATGCGATGTTCGTCAGTGCGGGCCGGGCAGCCTGCGCCACCGATCACCACCGACGAACTCAGGACCTGCGCCCATAAGGGTCACGTTGAGTATGAAGCACTCACCGCGCCGGCAAAGAAATAG
- a CDS encoding dihydrofolate reductase family protein, with the protein MTISVFVGTSLDGFLARPNGDFDFLPPGGGEPHGYDEFIASVDVIVIGRNTFEKVLTLGGWPYGKKRVVVLSSRPIDLSAAVGGVVEQMAGAPGEIVSRLAASGARHLYVDGGITIQRFLSAGLVQRFIITRVPVLVGEGIPLFGTVPHDIQLRHVTTRHYPSGLVQSEYCVVA; encoded by the coding sequence ATGACGATATCCGTATTTGTCGGTACCAGCCTCGACGGCTTCCTGGCGCGACCCAATGGCGATTTCGACTTTCTGCCGCCCGGCGGCGGCGAACCTCATGGCTACGACGAGTTCATCGCCAGCGTCGACGTGATTGTGATAGGCCGCAACACCTTCGAGAAGGTCTTGACCCTCGGCGGCTGGCCTTATGGCAAGAAGCGCGTGGTAGTTCTGAGTAGCCGCCCCATCGACTTGTCCGCGGCCGTCGGAGGCGTGGTTGAACAAATGGCTGGGGCTCCGGGCGAGATCGTTTCTCGGCTCGCGGCGAGCGGCGCCCGCCACCTCTACGTTGACGGTGGGATCACCATTCAAAGATTCCTCTCCGCGGGGCTCGTTCAGCGCTTCATTATCACTCGCGTGCCGGTGCTCGTTGGAGAAGGCATCCCTCTGTTCGGAACCGTGCCGCATGACATTCAGCTCCGGCACGTAACCACTCGGCATTATCCCAGCGGCCTCGTCCAGAGCGAGTACTGCGTTGTCGCATAG
- a CDS encoding RNB domain-containing ribonuclease, which produces MSAKNTVNGRLSMHRDGYGFVIPESTKLRSKLDGDIFIPPGGVGQAMHGDRVVVELGGIRPGGRAEGRILRVAGRAHSTVVGTFHYGHRFNTVTPIDEKIHQDIEIPRGMERPQDRTAEDAETPHEKRGEKSKASPHRVLGEEAKRRPDVRDLEGVVVDVEITDWPTPTQSPRGRVIEILGSEDDFGVDVEIIIRKYHLPHRFPAETLEEAQAFSDIIPAAELERRRDYRAVAIVTIDGETARDFDDAIAVQRLPNGNYELQVHIADVAHYVRPSSALDAEARLRGTSVYFPDRAVPMLPVELSTDLCSLRPHAERLVMSCVMELDHSGDVVGYELHEGVIRSAERMTYTDVNLILEGDAGLRKRYAPLVESFELMKELALVLNRKRVRRGSIDFDLPEPLIEFDELGMMQGVTRSERNIANRLIEEFMLSANECVAAFLEKKAIPSLYRIHEKPDAKKVYEFETVAAAFGYSLGVGALPIQRMQFRGERRDRDGSGRRPRELEIPREVHVTSHMYQKLTQKIAGKPEERILSYLMLRSLKQARYSEENVGHFALASPTYTHFTSPIRRYPDLIVHRILKRVFPEAHHDAHQDAPLTLESLHDIADASSQSERRSADAERELIEWKKIKFMQERIGEEFEGLIISVTKYGFFVELLELFIEGLVPLGTLTGDRYTYRENTKQIVGERTKKKYSLGDRVQVLVDRIDRFQRKIQFAVVAEAPPAHRRR; this is translated from the coding sequence ATGAGCGCGAAGAACACAGTCAACGGACGCCTGAGCATGCACCGCGATGGCTACGGGTTCGTCATCCCGGAGAGCACGAAGCTGCGCTCGAAGCTCGACGGCGACATCTTCATCCCGCCGGGAGGCGTCGGACAGGCCATGCACGGCGATCGCGTGGTAGTGGAGCTGGGCGGCATCCGCCCAGGCGGGCGCGCCGAGGGCCGCATCCTCCGCGTCGCCGGACGCGCCCACTCGACCGTGGTCGGGACCTTCCACTACGGGCATCGCTTCAATACCGTCACGCCCATCGACGAGAAGATCCACCAGGACATCGAGATCCCGCGCGGGATGGAGCGGCCGCAAGATCGAACCGCAGAGGACGCAGAGACCCCACACGAGAAGCGCGGAGAAAAGTCGAAAGCCAGCCCGCATCGCGTCCTGGGCGAGGAGGCGAAGCGGCGCCCTGATGTCCGCGACCTGGAGGGCGTGGTGGTGGACGTGGAAATTACCGACTGGCCCACGCCCACGCAGAGTCCGCGCGGCCGGGTGATCGAGATCCTGGGCTCGGAAGACGACTTTGGCGTGGACGTGGAGATCATCATCCGCAAGTACCACCTGCCGCACCGCTTCCCGGCGGAGACGCTGGAGGAGGCGCAGGCATTTTCGGACATCATCCCGGCGGCTGAGCTGGAGCGCCGCCGCGACTACCGCGCGGTCGCCATCGTGACCATCGACGGCGAGACGGCGCGTGACTTCGACGACGCGATTGCCGTACAGCGCCTCCCGAACGGCAACTACGAATTGCAGGTGCACATCGCCGACGTCGCCCACTACGTCCGGCCAAGTTCGGCGCTGGACGCCGAGGCGCGCCTGCGCGGCACCTCCGTCTATTTCCCCGACCGCGCCGTGCCCATGCTGCCGGTGGAGCTCTCAACCGATCTGTGCAGCTTGCGCCCGCACGCCGAGCGCCTGGTGATGTCCTGCGTCATGGAGCTCGACCACAGCGGCGACGTGGTCGGCTACGAACTGCACGAAGGCGTCATCCGCTCCGCCGAGCGCATGACCTACACCGACGTGAACCTCATCCTCGAAGGCGACGCTGGGCTGCGGAAGCGCTACGCGCCGCTGGTGGAGAGCTTCGAGCTGATGAAGGAACTGGCGCTGGTGCTCAACCGCAAGCGCGTGCGGCGCGGCTCCATCGACTTCGACCTGCCCGAGCCGCTCATCGAGTTCGACGAGTTGGGAATGATGCAGGGAGTGACGCGCTCGGAGCGCAACATCGCCAACCGGCTGATCGAAGAATTCATGCTGTCGGCCAACGAATGCGTGGCCGCGTTCCTGGAGAAGAAGGCGATCCCGTCGCTTTACCGCATCCACGAGAAGCCGGACGCGAAGAAAGTCTATGAGTTTGAGACCGTGGCCGCGGCCTTCGGGTACTCGCTGGGCGTGGGCGCGCTGCCCATCCAGCGGATGCAGTTCCGCGGCGAGCGCCGCGACCGGGACGGCAGCGGGCGCCGGCCGCGCGAGCTCGAGATTCCGCGGGAAGTCCACGTCACGTCGCACATGTACCAGAAGCTGACACAGAAGATTGCCGGCAAGCCGGAAGAGCGCATCCTCTCCTACCTTATGCTGCGCTCGCTCAAGCAAGCGCGCTACTCGGAGGAAAACGTCGGGCACTTCGCGCTGGCCTCGCCGACCTACACGCATTTCACCTCGCCCATCCGGCGCTATCCCGACCTGATCGTGCACCGCATTCTGAAGAGAGTGTTCCCTGAAGCGCACCATGACGCGCACCAGGACGCGCCCCTCACCCTGGAGTCGTTGCACGACATCGCGGACGCATCGAGCCAGTCGGAGCGCCGCTCCGCCGACGCCGAGCGCGAGCTGATCGAGTGGAAGAAGATCAAGTTCATGCAGGAGCGCATCGGCGAGGAGTTCGAGGGGCTGATCATCAGCGTCACCAAGTACGGCTTCTTCGTCGAGCTGCTGGAGCTGTTCATCGAGGGCCTGGTGCCCCTCGGTACCCTCACCGGCGACCGCTACACGTATCGGGAGAACACCAAGCAGATTGTGGGCGAGCGTACGAAGAAGAAATACTCGCTCGGCGACCGCGTACAGGTGCTGGTGGACCGCATCGACCGCTTCCAGCGCAAGATCCAGTTCGCGGTGGTGGCGGAAGCGCCGCCCGCGCACCGCCGGCGATGA